One genomic segment of Mycolicibacterium gilvum includes these proteins:
- a CDS encoding energy-coupling factor ABC transporter permease, with protein MSAHYVAMHMSDGIINAPISMLFVAIAVAALGICAWRAREELDERTVPLAGLVAAFVFAVQMVNFPILPGVSGHLLGGALAAILVGPYTGALCVSIVLIVQALLFADGGVTALGTNITNMSVIGVAAGYGTAVLLYRVLRRRRADLAVPVVGVIAFVSAVVGTVCAAMGFVAQYALGGAATTSLGTVAAYMFGTHVLIGIGEGVITALTVMAVVRARPDLVYLLRTHPARQAVPV; from the coding sequence GTGAGCGCCCACTACGTCGCGATGCACATGAGCGACGGCATCATCAATGCGCCGATCTCCATGTTGTTCGTCGCGATCGCCGTCGCAGCGCTCGGTATCTGCGCGTGGCGGGCCCGCGAAGAACTCGACGAGCGCACGGTGCCGCTGGCGGGGCTGGTGGCGGCGTTCGTCTTCGCCGTGCAGATGGTGAACTTCCCGATCCTGCCCGGCGTCAGCGGTCACCTGCTCGGCGGCGCCCTTGCCGCGATCCTCGTCGGTCCCTACACCGGGGCCCTGTGCGTCTCCATCGTGCTGATCGTCCAGGCGTTGCTGTTCGCCGACGGCGGGGTGACCGCGCTCGGCACCAACATCACCAACATGTCCGTGATCGGCGTCGCAGCCGGCTACGGCACCGCGGTGCTGCTCTACCGGGTGCTGCGGCGCCGGCGGGCCGACCTCGCCGTGCCCGTGGTCGGGGTCATCGCCTTCGTCTCCGCTGTGGTCGGGACCGTCTGCGCGGCAATGGGATTCGTCGCGCAGTATGCGCTCGGAGGGGCGGCGACGACCTCGCTCGGAACGGTTGCGGCCTACATGTTCGGCACCCACGTGCTGATCGGTATCGGGGAGGGCGTCATCACCGCGCTGACCGTGATGGCGGTCGTGCGGGCGCGCCCCGACCTGGTCTATCTGTTGCGAACCCACCCCGCGCGGCAGGCGGTGCCGGTATGA
- a CDS encoding aldehyde dehydrogenase family protein, with protein MTASDVINPATEEVLRTVEHTDEAGVDDAVARAKAAQRSWARQAPAERAAALRAFAAVVDAHVEELAALEVANSGHPIGNARWEAGHVRDVLQYYSASPERLSGKQIPVAGGLDVTFNEPLGVVGVITPWNFPMTIASWGFAPALAAGNAVLVKPAEWTPLTTIRLGELAVEAGLPADLFQVLPGRGSVVGERFVTHPDVRKIVFTGSTEVGTRVMAQAATQVKRVTLELGGKSANIVFDDCDLERAAATAPYGVFDNSGQDCCARSRILVQRSVFDRFMELLEPAVKGVVVGDPGAEGTEMGPLVSKAHWNSVSSYVPDDAPVAFRGSAPQGPGFWFPPTVLTPARDDRTVVEEIFGPVVTVLPFDDEADAIALANDTVYGLSGSIWTDNISRAMRVSRAVEAGNLSVNSHSSVRYSTPFGGFKQSGLGRELGPDAPLSFTETKNVFFAVEEN; from the coding sequence ATGACCGCAAGTGATGTGATCAACCCGGCGACCGAGGAGGTGCTGCGTACCGTCGAGCACACCGACGAGGCCGGCGTCGACGACGCGGTGGCCCGGGCCAAGGCCGCCCAACGTTCGTGGGCCCGTCAGGCACCCGCCGAACGGGCGGCGGCGCTGCGCGCGTTCGCGGCGGTGGTCGATGCCCATGTCGAGGAACTCGCCGCGCTCGAGGTGGCCAACTCCGGGCATCCGATCGGTAACGCGCGGTGGGAGGCCGGCCACGTCCGCGACGTGCTGCAGTACTACTCCGCGTCGCCGGAACGGTTGTCGGGAAAGCAGATCCCGGTCGCCGGCGGCCTGGACGTCACGTTCAACGAGCCGCTCGGCGTCGTCGGCGTGATCACTCCGTGGAACTTCCCGATGACCATCGCCTCGTGGGGGTTCGCACCCGCGCTCGCCGCCGGCAACGCGGTGCTGGTCAAGCCCGCGGAGTGGACCCCGCTGACCACGATCCGCCTCGGCGAGCTGGCCGTCGAGGCCGGTCTGCCCGCCGACCTGTTCCAGGTGCTGCCCGGGCGTGGATCCGTCGTCGGGGAGCGGTTCGTGACCCATCCCGACGTCCGCAAGATCGTGTTCACCGGATCCACCGAGGTCGGCACCCGGGTGATGGCGCAGGCGGCCACCCAGGTCAAGCGCGTCACCCTGGAGCTGGGCGGCAAGAGCGCCAACATCGTGTTCGACGACTGCGATCTGGAACGGGCGGCCGCGACCGCACCGTACGGGGTGTTCGACAACTCCGGTCAGGACTGCTGTGCGCGCAGCCGGATTCTGGTGCAGCGCAGCGTCTTCGACCGGTTCATGGAACTGCTGGAGCCCGCCGTCAAGGGTGTGGTGGTCGGCGATCCCGGCGCCGAGGGCACCGAGATGGGGCCGTTGGTGTCCAAGGCGCACTGGAACTCGGTGTCGTCCTATGTGCCCGACGACGCACCCGTCGCATTCCGTGGCTCCGCGCCGCAGGGTCCGGGCTTCTGGTTCCCTCCCACGGTGCTGACCCCGGCGCGTGACGACCGCACCGTGGTCGAGGAGATCTTCGGCCCGGTGGTGACCGTGCTCCCGTTCGACGACGAGGCCGACGCCATCGCGCTGGCCAACGACACCGTCTACGGACTCTCCGGATCCATCTGGACCGACAACATCTCCCGGGCGATGCGGGTGTCGCGCGCCGTGGAAGCCGGCAACCTGTCGGTCAATTCGCACTCCTCGGTGCGCTACAGCACGCCGTTCGGCGGCTTCAAGCAGTCGGGGCTGGGCCGCGAACTTGGCCCGGACGCCCCGCTGTCGTTCACCGAGACCAAGAACGTCTTTTTCGCAGTAGAGGAGAACTAG
- a CDS encoding PDGLE domain-containing protein: MTRPSGGRRWFFWAAFAVATLLIAGVVSSFASSSPDGLDSATLRGCEIVETAAGEQLRGECIAQHAQEHPLTSSPLADYAVEGRDGTGGAAGVVGVLVTVLVAGGVFWSIARSRARPKSSVGE, from the coding sequence ATGACCCGGCCGTCGGGCGGACGCCGCTGGTTCTTCTGGGCCGCATTCGCCGTCGCCACGCTGCTGATCGCCGGTGTCGTGTCCTCCTTCGCCAGCTCCAGCCCCGACGGTCTGGACTCGGCGACGTTGCGGGGCTGCGAGATCGTCGAAACCGCGGCCGGAGAACAGCTCCGGGGCGAGTGCATCGCCCAGCATGCGCAGGAACATCCTCTGACGAGTTCACCGCTGGCCGACTACGCCGTCGAGGGCCGCGACGGCACTGGGGGTGCGGCGGGTGTCGTGGGCGTGCTGGTCACCGTGCTGGTTGCCGGCGGCGTGTTCTGGTCCATCGCCCGATCGCGCGCACGGCCGAAATCGTCAGTGGGGGAGTAG
- a CDS encoding class I SAM-dependent methyltransferase: protein MATVDNEDDRALKAKHRALWASGDYPAVAAELIPSLGLELVRACGVRSGDRVLDVAAGSGNASIPAAAAGAVVTASDLTPELFDAGRRIAAERGVAVEWVEADAEALPFPDDSFDVVMSCVGAMFAPHHQATADEIVRVTRPGGTLGLISWTPEGFIGHLFATMKPYAPPPPPGASPPPMWGSENHVAALLGDRVRDLTMRRQTVRFDHCASPLDFREYWKRNYGPTLAAYRFNEDRPERLAELDAAFLDFLTTWNQADGADGTAYDAEYLLVTATKR from the coding sequence ATGGCGACCGTCGACAACGAGGACGACAGGGCATTGAAGGCCAAACACCGCGCGCTCTGGGCGTCCGGTGACTACCCGGCCGTCGCGGCCGAGCTGATCCCGTCCCTCGGACTCGAACTGGTCCGTGCGTGCGGTGTCCGGTCCGGCGACCGCGTCCTCGACGTCGCCGCCGGGTCGGGCAACGCGTCGATCCCCGCGGCCGCCGCCGGCGCGGTCGTCACCGCGAGCGACCTGACGCCGGAACTGTTCGACGCCGGGCGCCGCATCGCCGCCGAGCGCGGCGTCGCGGTGGAGTGGGTGGAGGCCGACGCCGAGGCGCTTCCGTTTCCCGACGACAGTTTCGACGTCGTGATGTCCTGCGTCGGTGCGATGTTCGCGCCCCATCATCAGGCGACCGCGGACGAGATCGTGCGGGTGACCCGTCCCGGCGGCACCCTCGGGCTGATCAGCTGGACACCCGAGGGTTTCATCGGCCACCTGTTCGCCACGATGAAGCCCTACGCACCACCGCCGCCCCCGGGCGCCTCCCCGCCGCCGATGTGGGGCTCGGAGAATCATGTCGCAGCGCTGCTCGGCGACCGTGTCAGGGATCTGACGATGCGCCGGCAGACCGTCCGCTTCGACCACTGCGCCTCACCGCTGGACTTCCGCGAGTACTGGAAGCGCAATTACGGTCCCACCCTCGCCGCCTACAGGTTCAACGAGGACCGGCCCGAGCGCCTCGCGGAACTCGACGCGGCGTTCCTGGACTTCCTGACCACCTGGAACCAGGCCGACGGCGCCGACGGTACCGCCTACGACGCGGAGTATCTGCTGGTCACCGCCACGAAACGCTGA
- a CDS encoding gamma-glutamyl-gamma-aminobutyrate hydrolase family protein, with the protein MSVSSRPVIGLTTYLQQAQTGVWDVRASFLPAIYFEGVGMAGGIASLLPPQPVDDTIAERVLDGIDGLIITGGRDVDPSTYGAQRHPRTDEPDTDSRARDAFEFALVRAALRRAMPVLGICRGAQVLNVALGGTLHQHVPDVVGHTRHQQGNAVFTTSSIATVPGSRVAALVGPDTEAQCYHHQAIDRLGDGLVVSASDTDGVIEAVEVDLSAHPDHWVIAVQWHPEERLDDLRLFAGLVGAAGVYATQKTQKVNR; encoded by the coding sequence TTGAGCGTCTCTAGCCGCCCGGTGATCGGTCTGACCACCTATCTGCAGCAGGCGCAGACCGGTGTGTGGGACGTCCGTGCCAGTTTCCTGCCGGCCATCTACTTCGAAGGTGTCGGGATGGCGGGCGGCATCGCCTCGCTGCTGCCGCCCCAGCCCGTCGACGACACGATCGCCGAGCGGGTGCTCGACGGCATCGACGGCCTGATCATCACGGGAGGCCGCGACGTCGACCCGTCCACCTACGGCGCGCAACGCCATCCCAGGACCGACGAACCGGACACCGACAGCCGCGCCCGCGACGCGTTCGAGTTCGCGTTGGTGCGGGCGGCGCTGCGGCGCGCCATGCCCGTCCTCGGGATCTGCCGCGGCGCGCAGGTGCTCAACGTGGCCCTGGGCGGGACACTGCACCAGCACGTTCCCGACGTCGTCGGCCACACCCGCCACCAGCAGGGCAACGCGGTGTTCACCACCTCCTCGATCGCGACCGTGCCCGGCAGCCGGGTGGCCGCCCTGGTCGGCCCCGACACCGAGGCGCAGTGCTATCACCATCAGGCCATCGACCGGCTCGGCGACGGTCTGGTCGTCAGCGCCTCCGATACCGACGGCGTGATCGAGGCTGTCGAGGTCGATCTGTCAGCCCACCCGGACCATTGGGTGATCGCGGTGCAGTGGCACCCCGAGGAACGGCTCGACGATCTTCGGCTGTTCGCCGGACTGGTCGGGGCCGCAGGCGTTTACGCGACACAGAAGACACAGAAGGTGAATCGATGA
- a CDS encoding N-acetylglutaminylglutamine amidotransferase yields the protein MCGATGEVRLDGTSPDVRAVAAMAEVMVPRGPDAAGAWSQGRVALGHRRLKIIDLTEAGAQPMVDSDLGLTIAWNGCIYNYEELRDELAGHGYRFFSHSDTEVLLKGYHHWGDRFVDHLKGMFAFAIVERDSGRVLLGRDRLGIKPLYLTLTPDRIRFASSLPALLAGGGVDTRIDPVALHHYMTFHSVVPAPHTILRGVTKLPPASLMAIEPDGRITTTTYWEPDFTRHADRADWSEKDWEEATLDSLRTAVKRRLVADVPVGCLLSGGVDSSLIVGLLAEAGQHGLATFSIGFESVNGVAGDEFKYSDIIAQRFGTDHHQIRIDTARMLPALDGAIGAMSEPMVSHDCVAFYLLSQEVAKHVKVVQSGQGADEVFAGYHWYPPMGEPAAASLEGSVASYRGAFFDRDRAGYADIVAPGYLTGDDPSELFVTEHFARAGAETGVDRALRLDTTVMLVDDPVKRVDNMTMAWGLEGRVPFLDHELVELAATCPPQYKTAHEGKGVLKQAARQVIPSEVIDRPKGYFPVPALTHLEGPYLELVRDALYAPVAKERGLFRPDAVERLLADPNGRLTPLRGNELWQIALLELWLQRHGITGAAA from the coding sequence GTGTGTGGAGCCACCGGCGAGGTAAGACTCGACGGCACAAGCCCAGATGTCCGAGCTGTCGCAGCCATGGCCGAGGTCATGGTCCCCCGCGGTCCCGACGCCGCCGGCGCCTGGTCGCAGGGCCGGGTGGCCCTGGGCCACCGGCGCCTCAAGATCATCGATCTCACCGAGGCGGGCGCCCAGCCGATGGTCGACTCCGATCTCGGTCTGACGATCGCCTGGAACGGCTGCATCTACAACTACGAGGAGTTGCGCGACGAGCTCGCCGGTCACGGCTACCGCTTCTTCTCCCACAGCGACACCGAGGTGCTGCTGAAGGGTTACCACCACTGGGGTGACCGCTTCGTCGATCACCTCAAGGGCATGTTCGCCTTCGCGATCGTGGAACGTGACAGTGGACGCGTGCTGCTGGGCCGCGACCGCCTCGGCATCAAGCCCCTCTACCTCACCCTGACCCCGGACCGGATCCGGTTCGCGTCGTCGCTGCCCGCGCTGCTCGCCGGCGGCGGTGTCGACACCCGCATCGATCCCGTCGCACTGCACCACTACATGACGTTCCATTCCGTGGTGCCCGCGCCGCACACCATCCTGCGCGGTGTCACGAAGCTTCCGCCGGCGTCGCTGATGGCGATCGAGCCGGATGGCAGGATCACGACGACCACCTACTGGGAGCCCGACTTCACCCGGCATGCCGACCGGGCCGACTGGTCCGAGAAGGACTGGGAGGAAGCGACTCTCGACTCGCTGCGGACCGCCGTGAAGCGACGCCTGGTCGCCGACGTCCCCGTCGGCTGCCTGCTCTCGGGCGGGGTCGACTCCAGCCTGATCGTCGGTCTGCTCGCCGAGGCCGGCCAGCACGGCCTGGCGACCTTCTCGATCGGCTTCGAGTCGGTCAACGGCGTCGCCGGCGACGAGTTCAAGTACTCCGACATCATCGCCCAACGCTTCGGCACCGACCATCACCAGATCCGCATCGACACCGCCCGCATGCTGCCCGCCCTCGACGGTGCGATCGGCGCGATGAGCGAGCCGATGGTCAGCCACGACTGCGTGGCGTTCTATCTGCTCAGCCAGGAGGTCGCCAAGCACGTCAAGGTCGTGCAGTCGGGTCAGGGCGCCGACGAGGTGTTCGCCGGCTACCACTGGTATCCGCCGATGGGCGAGCCGGCGGCCGCATCGCTGGAAGGCTCGGTCGCCAGCTACCGCGGGGCGTTCTTCGACCGCGACCGGGCGGGTTACGCCGACATCGTGGCGCCGGGCTACCTCACCGGCGACGACCCGAGCGAGTTGTTCGTCACCGAGCACTTCGCCCGGGCCGGTGCCGAGACCGGGGTCGACCGCGCGCTGCGTCTGGACACCACGGTGATGTTGGTCGACGACCCGGTCAAGCGCGTGGACAACATGACGATGGCGTGGGGCCTGGAGGGCCGCGTCCCGTTCCTCGACCACGAGCTCGTCGAGCTCGCCGCCACCTGCCCGCCGCAGTACAAGACTGCCCACGAGGGCAAGGGCGTCCTCAAACAGGCTGCGCGCCAGGTCATTCCGTCCGAGGTCATCGACCGGCCGAAGGGCTATTTCCCGGTCCCGGCGCTGACGCACCTGGAGGGTCCGTATCTGGAGCTGGTCCGTGACGCGCTCTACGCGCCGGTGGCCAAGGAACGCGGCCTGTTCCGGCCGGACGCGGTCGAGCGGCTGCTGGCCGATCCCAACGGCAGGCTGACGCCGTTGCGGGGCAACGAACTCTGGCAGATCGCGCTGCTGGAACTGTGGTTGCAGCGCCACGGCATCACCGGCGCCGCCGCATGA
- a CDS encoding 3-oxoacyl-ACP reductase: protein MDLSQRLKDKVAVITGGASGIGLATAKRMRSEGAIVVIGDLDEKTGKSVANDLNVTFVQVDVSDQVAVDNLFDTAFEVHGGVDIAFNNAGISPPEDDLIENTGIDAWDRVQDINLKSVFFCCKAALRHMVPAQKGSIVNTASFVAVNGSATSQISYTASKGGVLAMSRELGIQYARQGIRVNALCPGPVNTPLLQELFAKDPERAARRLVHVPMGRFAEPEELAAAVAFLASDDASFITGSSFLVDGGITGHYVTPL from the coding sequence ATGGACCTGAGTCAGCGCCTCAAGGACAAGGTCGCCGTGATCACCGGTGGCGCAAGCGGAATCGGCCTGGCCACGGCCAAGCGGATGCGATCCGAGGGTGCCATCGTCGTCATCGGCGATCTCGACGAGAAGACCGGCAAGTCGGTCGCCAACGACCTGAACGTGACCTTCGTGCAGGTCGACGTCTCCGATCAGGTCGCGGTGGACAATCTGTTCGACACCGCGTTCGAGGTCCACGGCGGAGTCGACATCGCGTTCAACAACGCCGGCATCAGCCCACCCGAGGACGACCTGATCGAGAACACGGGCATCGATGCGTGGGACCGGGTGCAGGACATCAACCTCAAGTCGGTGTTCTTCTGCTGCAAGGCCGCCTTGCGCCACATGGTGCCCGCGCAGAAGGGGTCCATCGTCAACACCGCGTCCTTCGTGGCGGTGAACGGATCGGCGACGTCGCAGATCTCCTACACCGCGTCCAAGGGCGGCGTGCTGGCGATGTCGCGGGAACTCGGAATCCAGTACGCGCGCCAGGGAATCCGGGTCAACGCGCTGTGCCCGGGGCCGGTGAACACGCCGCTGCTGCAGGAGCTGTTCGCCAAGGATCCCGAACGTGCCGCGCGGCGGCTGGTGCACGTGCCGATGGGTCGGTTCGCCGAACCCGAGGAACTCGCCGCCGCAGTGGCGTTCCTGGCCAGTGACGACGCGTCGTTCATCACCGGATCGAGCTTCCTGGTCGACGGAGGCATCACCGGTCACTACGTCACGCCGCTGTAG
- a CDS encoding glutamine synthetase family protein yields MTTRGMLTLEDLEKQVADGDIDTVIVAFCDMQGRLTGKRISSRLFVDDVAEHGAECCNYLLAVDVDMNTVDGYAISSWEKGYGDMVMTPDMSTLRRVPWLPATALVMADLSWTDGRPVTQAPRGILRAQLDRLDALGLDAVAATELEFMVFDTGFRDAWAAGYRNLKPATDYNIDYAMHASTRMEPLLRDIRLGMDGAGMYCEGVKGECNLGQQEIGFRYEQALVTCDNHTIYKNGAKEIADQHGKSLTFMAKFDESEGNSCHIHISFRGRDGSPEDIAVFADDSDELGMSSMFRSFIAGQLATLREFTLFYAPNINSYKRFAEGSFAPTAVAWGLDNRTCSLRVVGHGQGMRMENRAPGGDVNQYLAVAALIAGGLYGIENKLELEDAVEGNAYTSGADRLPTTLSEAVELFENSKIARDAFGDDVVDHYVNNARVELKAFNAAVTDWERVRGFERL; encoded by the coding sequence ATGACCACACGCGGAATGCTGACGCTGGAGGACCTGGAGAAACAGGTCGCCGACGGAGACATCGACACCGTCATCGTCGCGTTCTGCGACATGCAGGGCAGGCTTACCGGAAAGCGGATCTCGAGCCGATTGTTCGTCGACGACGTCGCCGAGCACGGCGCCGAATGCTGCAACTATCTGCTCGCGGTCGACGTCGACATGAACACCGTCGACGGGTACGCGATCTCGAGCTGGGAGAAGGGCTATGGCGACATGGTCATGACCCCGGACATGTCGACCCTGCGCCGGGTGCCGTGGCTGCCCGCCACGGCGCTGGTGATGGCCGACCTGTCCTGGACGGACGGTCGTCCGGTGACGCAAGCGCCCCGCGGCATCCTGCGCGCCCAACTCGACCGCCTGGATGCGCTCGGCCTCGACGCCGTCGCCGCGACCGAGCTCGAATTCATGGTGTTCGACACCGGATTCCGTGACGCCTGGGCCGCCGGGTACCGCAATCTCAAACCCGCCACCGACTACAACATCGACTACGCGATGCACGCGTCCACGCGGATGGAACCGCTGCTGCGCGACATCCGGCTCGGGATGGACGGCGCCGGCATGTACTGCGAAGGCGTCAAGGGGGAGTGCAACCTCGGGCAGCAGGAGATCGGATTCCGGTACGAGCAGGCGCTGGTGACCTGCGACAACCACACGATCTACAAGAACGGGGCCAAGGAGATCGCCGACCAGCACGGCAAATCCCTGACGTTCATGGCCAAGTTCGACGAGAGCGAGGGCAACAGCTGCCACATCCACATCTCGTTCCGTGGGCGTGACGGTAGTCCAGAAGATATAGCCGTCTTCGCCGACGACAGCGACGAACTGGGGATGTCGTCGATGTTCCGGAGCTTCATCGCGGGCCAGCTGGCCACCCTGCGGGAGTTCACGCTGTTCTACGCGCCGAACATCAACTCCTACAAGCGATTCGCTGAGGGAAGCTTCGCCCCGACGGCAGTGGCGTGGGGTCTGGACAACCGCACCTGCTCGCTGCGCGTGGTCGGGCACGGCCAGGGCATGCGGATGGAGAACAGGGCGCCCGGTGGCGATGTGAACCAGTACCTCGCCGTGGCGGCGCTGATCGCCGGGGGTCTGTACGGCATCGAGAACAAGCTCGAGCTCGAAGACGCCGTGGAGGGCAACGCTTACACCAGTGGCGCCGACCGGCTGCCGACCACGCTGAGCGAGGCCGTCGAACTGTTCGAGAACTCGAAGATCGCCCGCGACGCATTCGGCGACGACGTCGTCGATCACTACGTCAACAACGCGAGGGTCGAGCTCAAGGCGTTCAACGCCGCCGTCACCGACTGGGAGAGGGTGCGCGGGTTTGAGCGTCTCTAG
- the cbiQ gene encoding cobalt ECF transporter T component CbiQ, with protein MGGGHSHPLYRDGDSPVHRLPAEVKIVCLAAFVLAVVATPRELFWPFGVYALIILAVWRAARIPLRWILPRMLIEAPFLVLAVLLPFSEGGERVSLAGMHLSIAGLYAAWGIVIKGTLGVAASLTVAATTTSRELPVALSRLRVPAMIVSVLTLMIRYIDVLAAEARRMRMARVSRGDSPRMFHQIGATARGVGSLFLRSYERGERVYLAMLSRGFDGHVPALAVGAGSVAAATPRQWVMALLPAAAAVAVAASAWATL; from the coding sequence GTGGGCGGCGGGCATTCCCATCCGCTCTACCGCGACGGCGACTCACCCGTGCACCGGCTGCCCGCCGAGGTCAAGATCGTATGCCTGGCGGCCTTCGTGCTCGCCGTGGTCGCCACACCGCGAGAGCTGTTCTGGCCGTTCGGTGTCTACGCGCTCATCATCCTGGCCGTGTGGCGGGCGGCGCGCATCCCGCTGCGGTGGATCCTGCCGAGAATGCTCATCGAGGCGCCGTTCCTCGTGCTGGCGGTGCTGCTTCCGTTCTCCGAAGGCGGCGAGCGGGTCAGCCTCGCCGGGATGCACCTGTCGATCGCGGGCCTCTACGCGGCGTGGGGCATCGTGATCAAGGGCACGTTGGGTGTCGCGGCGTCGCTGACGGTGGCCGCGACGACGACGTCACGCGAACTGCCGGTCGCGTTGAGCAGGCTGCGGGTCCCGGCGATGATCGTGTCCGTGTTGACGCTGATGATCCGCTACATCGACGTGCTGGCCGCCGAAGCCCGCCGGATGCGGATGGCGCGCGTCTCCCGCGGCGACTCGCCGCGGATGTTCCATCAGATCGGCGCGACCGCCCGCGGTGTCGGATCGCTGTTCCTGCGGTCCTACGAACGCGGTGAGCGTGTGTACCTGGCCATGCTGTCGCGCGGGTTCGACGGCCATGTCCCGGCGCTGGCGGTCGGGGCGGGCAGCGTCGCGGCCGCGACGCCGCGTCAGTGGGTGATGGCGCTGCTGCCGGCGGCCGCCGCCGTCGCGGTGGCCGCGAGCGCGTGGGCGACGCTGTGA
- a CDS encoding ArsR/SmtB family transcription factor, whose protein sequence is MEDQQLVDRASSALAEVDTPGWAQRFDLVSDPHRLEILLCLHRAPGICVSDLAAALGRSENTVSQALRVLRQQGWVTSTRAGRSVTYRLEDEVVHDLLHWIGARHG, encoded by the coding sequence GTGGAGGATCAGCAGCTCGTCGACCGGGCCTCGTCGGCGTTGGCGGAGGTGGACACCCCCGGCTGGGCGCAGCGCTTCGACCTGGTGTCGGACCCGCACCGCCTGGAGATCCTGCTGTGTCTGCACCGCGCACCGGGCATCTGCGTCAGCGACCTCGCCGCCGCGCTGGGGCGGTCGGAGAACACCGTCTCGCAGGCGTTGCGGGTGTTGCGCCAGCAGGGGTGGGTCACCAGCACCCGTGCCGGACGCTCGGTCACCTACCGCCTGGAGGACGAAGTGGTCCACGACCTGCTGCACTGGATCGGCGCCCGGCACGGCTGA
- a CDS encoding FadR/GntR family transcriptional regulator — protein sequence MAAPDPADSSDASEALLRPVRPLNAFEDTVERLLQTIRLGVLTPGESLPPERELAARLGVSRDTVREAIKSLADAGYLVSRRGRYGGTFLADALPAPRADGTEMHRDDIDDAVRLREILEVGAARMAAVRTLAAVEREALRSRLADVRGADPADYRRLDSRLHLAIAEAAGVPSLVPLVAQNRMRLNELLDRIPLMTRNIAHSDEQHEAIVSAILAGDADTAAQTMAAHVWGSAALLHGFLD from the coding sequence ATGGCCGCGCCGGACCCCGCCGACAGCAGCGATGCCAGTGAAGCGCTGTTGCGTCCGGTGCGGCCGCTCAACGCCTTTGAGGACACCGTCGAGCGGCTGCTGCAGACGATCCGGCTCGGCGTGCTCACCCCCGGCGAATCCCTGCCCCCCGAAAGGGAACTGGCCGCGCGGCTGGGGGTGAGCCGTGACACGGTGCGGGAGGCGATCAAGTCGCTCGCGGACGCCGGTTATCTGGTGTCCCGCCGCGGGCGCTACGGCGGGACGTTCCTCGCCGACGCGTTGCCCGCGCCGCGGGCCGACGGAACCGAGATGCACCGCGACGACATCGACGACGCGGTGCGCCTGCGCGAGATCCTCGAGGTCGGGGCAGCGCGGATGGCAGCAGTGCGCACGTTGGCCGCGGTGGAGCGGGAGGCCCTGCGGAGTCGACTCGCCGATGTCCGAGGCGCCGACCCCGCCGACTACCGTCGCCTCGATTCTCGGCTGCACCTCGCGATCGCCGAGGCGGCCGGGGTGCCGTCGCTGGTTCCACTGGTGGCGCAGAACCGGATGCGGCTCAACGAGTTGCTCGACCGCATACCGCTGATGACCCGCAACATCGCCCACTCCGACGAACAGCACGAGGCGATCGTGTCCGCGATCCTGGCCGGTGACGCCGACACCGCGGCGCAGACGATGGCCGCCCACGTCTGGGGCTCCGCGGCGCTGCTGCACGGCTTCCTGGACTGA